From a region of the Actinopolymorpha singaporensis genome:
- a CDS encoding carbohydrate ABC transporter permease, with protein MTTQTDTPGARYGGSGPVMSARERTARTVGDRIGVRVFLVAMSVLFLLPIYWMIITSLKSNEELGITPATLFPHVFHWGNYVEAFKAFPFATYFGNSLLITVLSVIGSIISNLIVAYGFSCIEWRGRDKLFYVVLATLFIPFPIALIPTFDLFAWLHWINTLLPLVVPNFLGSAFFIFLLRQFLLQIPREHLDAARIDGASEARILWQVVFPMARPAVAAVAIFTAVGAWNDFLGPLLYLQDEAKQTLAIGIQAFRSTHDVQFNLLMAASLMILAPLVILFFAAQKYFIRGITLGSFK; from the coding sequence ATGACCACACAAACCGATACACCCGGTGCGCGCTACGGCGGCTCCGGCCCAGTGATGTCGGCCCGCGAGCGCACGGCGCGCACCGTGGGGGACCGCATCGGCGTCCGGGTCTTCCTGGTCGCGATGTCGGTGCTGTTCCTGCTGCCGATCTACTGGATGATCATCACCTCGCTCAAGTCCAACGAGGAGCTGGGGATCACCCCGGCGACGTTGTTCCCGCACGTGTTCCACTGGGGCAACTACGTCGAGGCGTTCAAGGCGTTCCCGTTCGCGACGTACTTCGGCAACTCCCTGCTCATCACGGTGCTCAGCGTGATCGGCTCGATCATCTCCAACCTGATCGTCGCCTACGGTTTCTCCTGCATCGAATGGCGCGGACGGGACAAGCTGTTCTACGTCGTGCTCGCCACGCTGTTCATTCCGTTCCCGATCGCACTCATCCCGACGTTCGACCTGTTCGCCTGGCTGCACTGGATCAACACCCTGCTGCCGCTGGTGGTTCCCAACTTCCTGGGCAGTGCGTTCTTCATCTTCCTGCTCCGGCAGTTCCTGCTGCAGATTCCGCGTGAGCACCTGGACGCGGCGCGCATCGACGGTGCGAGCGAGGCGCGCATCCTGTGGCAGGTGGTGTTCCCGATGGCCCGGCCGGCGGTCGCGGCGGTGGCCATCTTCACCGCCGTCGGTGCGTGGAACGACTTCCTCGGGCCGCTGCTCTACCTCCAGGACGAGGCGAAGCAGACGCTGGCCATCGGTATCCAGGCGTTCCGCAGCACCCACGACGTGCAGTTCAACCTGCTGATGGCCGCGTCGTTGATGATTCTCGCGCCGTTGGTGATTCTCTTCTTCGCCGCGCAGAAGTACTTCATCCGCGGCATCACCCTCGGGAGCTTCAAGTGA
- a CDS encoding molybdopterin-dependent oxidoreductase — protein sequence MSSWKVMHYGRVPRSTDPQGWDFRVIGATASGTEHILDFATLATLPRVSVLADLHCVNGFSLLDLTWTGIPTRALLELAPPREDVRHVMAWAQYGYSANLRLADLQAEGTLLATGVGGEDLSPEHGGPLRLVLPHLYAWKGPKWLRAIEYLTEDRRGFWEERGYHNSADPWSGERYAYQESAATGPN from the coding sequence GTGTCCAGCTGGAAGGTCATGCACTACGGCCGGGTTCCCCGCTCGACCGATCCGCAGGGCTGGGACTTCCGGGTCATCGGCGCCACCGCCAGCGGCACCGAGCACATCCTGGACTTCGCGACCCTGGCCACACTCCCCCGGGTCAGCGTGCTGGCCGACCTGCACTGCGTGAACGGCTTCAGCCTGCTCGACCTGACCTGGACGGGCATTCCCACCCGGGCGCTGCTCGAGCTCGCCCCGCCCCGCGAGGACGTACGCCACGTCATGGCCTGGGCGCAGTACGGCTACTCCGCCAATCTCCGCCTCGCCGACCTGCAGGCCGAGGGCACCCTGCTGGCGACCGGGGTGGGTGGGGAGGACCTGTCCCCCGAACACGGCGGGCCGCTGCGGCTGGTGCTCCCCCACCTGTACGCCTGGAAGGGCCCGAAGTGGCTCCGCGCGATCGAGTACCTCACCGAGGACCGGCGCGGCTTCTGGGAGGAGCGCGGCTACCACAACTCCGCCGATCCCTGGTCGGGCGAGCGGTACGCCTACCAGGAAAGCGCCGCAACGGGCCCCAACTAG
- a CDS encoding ABC transporter substrate-binding protein, whose protein sequence is MRSRPHRIRRVVLAVLATLLVAGTAGACSGNSSDRKLLVWTQLGGERELKAQNLVIDAFEKANPGVKVQIVPKSGQFTGDSAALIAAVRGNTPPNVYIIDRFTTAQAASVGLFEDLQPRIDKDGENLRSKYLPYAADEATYKGDMYALPFDTDVRGLMYNKTVLRDAGIDPEVLDPKNGPPTIDEVVALGKKMDKKDKRGNYTRMGFIPWDGQAFHATWAIINRAQWFDDKTCELTLNSPGWTKAMQDFADWAKEFNYTRVQTFLATYRPPNQPPTQSPFYTGHIGMAVDGNWSVGSINEYAPKLDYGVTYLPVPKKGDKPLTWAGGFALTMPKGAPNQDLTWKFMKFMAGEQGQRIYAKSASKIPTWQSLVNDKSVTGDQGIFPSMVKFTTSRPPLPVGAQISDSMDAAQQAVLLGDSTPAEALDIAQKRAGPQMKQFCPFKLPTHPE, encoded by the coding sequence ATGAGGTCGCGACCGCACCGAATCCGAAGGGTCGTCCTCGCCGTGCTCGCCACGCTCCTGGTGGCCGGTACGGCGGGTGCGTGCTCGGGGAACTCCTCCGACCGCAAACTGCTGGTGTGGACCCAACTCGGGGGCGAGCGCGAACTCAAGGCCCAGAACCTCGTCATCGACGCGTTCGAGAAGGCCAACCCCGGCGTCAAGGTGCAGATCGTGCCGAAGTCGGGCCAGTTCACCGGCGACTCCGCGGCGCTGATCGCCGCGGTGCGCGGCAACACCCCGCCGAACGTCTACATCATCGACCGGTTCACCACCGCGCAGGCGGCGTCGGTCGGCTTGTTCGAGGACCTGCAACCACGTATCGACAAGGACGGGGAGAACCTCCGCAGCAAGTACCTCCCGTACGCCGCGGACGAGGCGACGTACAAGGGAGACATGTACGCGCTGCCGTTCGACACCGACGTGCGCGGGCTGATGTACAACAAGACGGTGCTGCGCGACGCCGGCATCGACCCGGAGGTGCTCGACCCCAAGAACGGCCCGCCGACCATCGACGAGGTCGTCGCCCTGGGCAAGAAGATGGACAAGAAGGACAAGCGCGGCAACTACACCCGGATGGGGTTCATCCCCTGGGACGGCCAGGCTTTCCACGCCACCTGGGCGATCATCAACCGGGCGCAGTGGTTCGACGACAAGACCTGCGAGCTCACCCTGAACAGCCCGGGGTGGACCAAGGCCATGCAGGACTTCGCCGACTGGGCCAAGGAGTTCAACTACACCCGGGTGCAGACGTTCCTCGCGACCTACCGGCCGCCGAACCAGCCACCCACCCAGTCGCCGTTCTACACCGGCCACATCGGGATGGCCGTCGACGGCAACTGGTCGGTCGGCAGCATCAACGAGTACGCCCCGAAGCTCGACTACGGCGTGACCTACCTGCCGGTGCCGAAGAAGGGTGACAAGCCGCTGACCTGGGCCGGCGGGTTCGCGCTCACCATGCCCAAGGGCGCGCCGAACCAGGACCTCACCTGGAAGTTCATGAAGTTCATGGCCGGTGAGCAGGGCCAGCGCATCTACGCCAAGTCGGCCAGCAAGATCCCGACCTGGCAGAGCCTGGTCAACGACAAGAGCGTCACCGGCGACCAGGGCATCTTCCCGAGCATGGTGAAGTTCACGACCTCACGGCCGCCGTTGCCGGTGGGTGCGCAGATCTCGGACTCCATGGACGCCGCTCAGCAGGCGGTGCTCCTCGGTGACTCGACCCCGGCGGAGGCGCTGGACATCGCACAGAAGCGGGCCGGGCCGCAGATGAAGCAGTTCTGCCCGTTCAAGCTGCCCACCCACCCGGAGTAG
- a CDS encoding threonine aldolase family protein, translating into MAEVENTDRDRPVDLRSDTVTTPTPGMRAAMARAEVGDDVYAEDPTCRALEERVADLLGTEAALFTVTGSLANLLGVRALVRPGAEVLCEARAHIARAELGAHAAVFGVTSRTWSHPRGLVDLAAVRELLVPDAGPYFVSTAAVSVENTHNFGGGSVQPLDSLRALRELTAASGVGVHLDGARLWHASAATGVAPGTYAACADLVSVALSKGLGAPVGSLLAGPAAAVADARVWRKRLGAGWRQAGVLAAAGMYALDHHLDRVPEDHANARALADRLADVAPGIVDPAGVQTNIVVLDLAAAGIRTGAAEVAERARAAGVLVSVLGPAALRLVTHLDVDEAGCRHAGEVLSTALK; encoded by the coding sequence GTGGCTGAGGTGGAGAACACAGATCGCGACCGCCCGGTGGATTTGCGCAGCGACACCGTGACCACGCCGACGCCGGGGATGCGGGCGGCGATGGCGCGGGCCGAGGTCGGCGACGACGTGTACGCCGAGGACCCCACCTGCCGGGCGCTCGAGGAACGCGTCGCCGACCTGCTCGGCACCGAGGCGGCGCTGTTCACCGTCACCGGGTCGCTGGCCAACCTGCTCGGCGTACGTGCCCTGGTGCGGCCGGGCGCTGAGGTGCTGTGCGAGGCCCGGGCGCACATCGCCCGTGCCGAGCTCGGTGCCCACGCGGCCGTGTTCGGCGTGACCAGCCGCACCTGGTCCCATCCTCGCGGTCTGGTCGACCTGGCGGCGGTGCGGGAGCTGCTGGTGCCGGACGCCGGGCCGTACTTCGTCTCCACGGCGGCGGTGTCGGTGGAGAACACCCACAACTTCGGCGGCGGCTCGGTCCAGCCGCTGGACTCCCTGCGCGCGCTGCGCGAGCTCACCGCGGCGAGCGGTGTCGGCGTGCACCTTGACGGCGCTCGGCTGTGGCACGCCAGTGCCGCGACCGGGGTGGCCCCCGGCACCTACGCCGCCTGCGCCGACCTGGTGTCGGTGGCCCTGTCCAAGGGGCTCGGCGCGCCGGTGGGTTCGCTGCTGGCCGGGCCGGCGGCGGCCGTCGCCGACGCCCGGGTCTGGCGCAAGCGGCTCGGCGCCGGCTGGCGGCAGGCGGGGGTGCTCGCCGCTGCCGGGATGTACGCCCTGGACCACCACCTGGACCGGGTGCCGGAGGACCACGCGAACGCCCGTGCCCTGGCCGACCGGCTGGCCGACGTCGCACCCGGCATCGTCGATCCGGCCGGTGTACAGACCAACATCGTGGTGCTCGACCTGGCAGCCGCCGGGATCCGCACCGGTGCGGCCGAGGTCGCCGAGCGGGCCCGGGCGGCCGGCGTACTGGTGTCCGTCCTCGGGCCGGCCGCGCTGCGGCTGGTCACTCACCTGGATGTGGACGAGGCCGGCTGCCGGCACGCGGGCGAGGTGCTTTCCACGGCCCTGAAGTAG
- the aroF gene encoding 3-deoxy-7-phosphoheptulonate synthase, producing MSPGAPPEHLAAVVARIEQAGAKAFVSRGLDRTIVGVIGEGSRVAELTLAGMPGVATVLRVSEPYKLVNRQACTERSVVWVGSAGREVPVGPGTFTLIAGPCAVESAAQTLGAARLAAGAGATLLRGGAYKPRTFPGVFQGLGKDALRILADVRDATGLYVVTEVIDPADVELVASYADMLQVGAANMQNYALLDSVGRQGKPVLLKRGLQASVDEWLMAAEYVAQRGNCEIVLCERGIRTFETATSATLDLASIPLVQRLSHLPVIVDPTHAAGRRDLIVPLARAAIAAGADGLLIDVHPDPENALVDGPQALAGAELRELASAVRQLPPVLGRRPALPRDEGADTVRLGSPSPSP from the coding sequence ATGAGTCCTGGCGCACCGCCGGAGCACCTCGCCGCGGTGGTGGCCCGGATCGAACAGGCGGGTGCGAAGGCGTTCGTGAGCCGCGGTCTGGACCGCACCATCGTCGGGGTCATCGGCGAGGGTTCGCGGGTGGCGGAGCTCACCCTCGCGGGGATGCCGGGCGTGGCCACGGTGCTCCGGGTCAGCGAGCCGTACAAACTCGTCAACCGCCAGGCCTGCACCGAACGCTCCGTCGTCTGGGTCGGCTCGGCCGGCCGCGAGGTGCCGGTCGGCCCGGGCACGTTCACCCTGATCGCCGGCCCGTGTGCGGTGGAGAGCGCCGCACAGACCCTCGGCGCGGCTCGGCTGGCGGCCGGCGCCGGGGCCACGCTCCTGCGCGGCGGGGCGTACAAGCCGCGCACGTTTCCCGGGGTTTTCCAGGGCCTGGGCAAGGACGCCCTGCGGATCCTCGCCGACGTCCGCGACGCCACCGGGTTGTACGTCGTCACCGAGGTGATCGACCCCGCCGACGTCGAACTGGTGGCGTCGTACGCCGACATGCTCCAGGTCGGTGCCGCCAACATGCAGAACTACGCACTGCTGGACAGCGTGGGCCGCCAGGGCAAGCCGGTTCTGCTGAAGCGGGGGCTGCAGGCCAGTGTCGACGAGTGGCTGATGGCCGCCGAGTACGTCGCGCAGCGCGGCAACTGCGAGATCGTCCTGTGCGAGCGCGGGATCCGGACGTTCGAGACCGCGACCAGCGCCACCCTCGACCTGGCGTCCATCCCGCTCGTCCAGCGGCTGTCCCACCTACCGGTCATCGTCGACCCGACCCATGCCGCCGGCCGACGGGACCTGATCGTGCCGCTGGCCCGGGCCGCGATCGCCGCCGGGGCCGACGGCCTGCTGATCGACGTGCACCCCGATCCGGAGAACGCCCTGGTGGACGGCCCGCAGGCGCTGGCCGGAGCCGAACTGCGCGAACTCGCCAGTGCCGTACGTCAGCTGCCGCCGGTGCTCGGCCGCAGGCCGGCCCTGCCACGTGACGAGGGTGCCGACACCGTACGGCTGGGTTCGCCCTCGCCCTCGCCGTAG
- a CDS encoding carbohydrate ABC transporter permease, with product MSVSTQDALGTGSPARRSSTSSRSAWTPRDKANLRKGLIFIGPWIVGTLAFVVFPIFYSLIISLTKYSGMQTPQWVGLSNYTRMFQDPLAWTSIFNTLFYSGWAVPVGLVVALLLALAMNRSVREVAVYRTILYLPSLAPIFAMSFIFIVLVNPGTGIVNQAIAFFGGQERDFLGDPTTAKIVIVAMAQLGAGNAALIYLAGLNNIPQTLYEAARIDGASSFQSFFRITLPLLTPSILFNLITGISAGLQVFTQAYILTGGGPNNGTLFYMLYLYRNAFSYADLGYASALAVVLFLIGVVLALLVYQVSRRFVNYEVAS from the coding sequence TTGTCAGTCAGCACCCAAGACGCGCTGGGCACCGGCTCACCGGCCCGGCGGAGCAGCACCTCGTCGCGGTCGGCCTGGACACCGCGCGACAAGGCAAATCTCAGGAAGGGTCTGATCTTCATCGGCCCATGGATCGTGGGGACCCTCGCGTTCGTGGTCTTCCCGATCTTCTACTCGCTGATCATCAGCCTCACCAAGTACAGCGGCATGCAAACCCCGCAGTGGGTCGGGCTCAGCAACTACACGCGGATGTTCCAGGACCCCCTGGCCTGGACGTCCATCTTCAACACGCTGTTCTACTCCGGATGGGCGGTGCCGGTCGGGCTCGTCGTCGCCCTGCTCCTCGCGCTGGCCATGAACCGCAGTGTCCGGGAGGTGGCGGTCTACCGCACCATCCTCTACCTGCCGTCGCTGGCGCCCATCTTCGCGATGTCGTTCATCTTCATCGTGCTGGTCAACCCGGGTACCGGCATCGTCAACCAGGCCATCGCGTTCTTCGGTGGCCAGGAGCGCGACTTCCTCGGTGACCCGACCACGGCGAAGATCGTCATCGTGGCGATGGCCCAGCTCGGTGCAGGCAACGCCGCGCTCATCTACCTCGCCGGCCTGAACAACATCCCGCAGACGCTGTACGAGGCCGCCCGCATCGACGGCGCCAGCTCGTTCCAGTCGTTCTTCCGCATCACGCTGCCGCTGCTCACCCCGTCGATCCTGTTCAACCTGATCACCGGGATCAGCGCGGGTCTGCAGGTGTTCACCCAGGCCTACATCCTCACCGGAGGCGGGCCGAACAACGGCACGTTGTTCTACATGCTCTACCTCTACCGCAACGCGTTCAGCTACGCCGACCTCGGCTACGCCTCCGCGCTCGCGGTCGTGCTCTTCCTCATCGGGGTCGTGCTGGCCCTGCTCGTCTACCAGGTCTCGCGACGCTTCGTGAACTACGAAGTCGCCTCCTGA
- a CDS encoding RraA family protein — translation MRIQPTPEDLIELTSSWQGERFPDGRPKVPDEVLDEIRLATTEEAWGVLRRQGYERQFAGGWRQTHPDTILVGRAVTSQFLPHRPDYDSAVVAAGAREGHLTPDKQNSWIISTLVPGDVMVTDIFGKVRDGTVVGDNLSTAVAARTGVGAVIHGGIRDYQGISKLDGSVNFFFRDVDPTAIRDVTLAGINIPVKIGDATVLPGDVVLGTPSGLIFIPPHLAAMVAESSADIRTRDVFGKLRLAEQIYSSAEIDVGTWASHIEEDFQRWRKEQEQPPQPEQATNRS, via the coding sequence ATGCGAATCCAACCCACTCCCGAGGACCTGATCGAGCTGACGTCCTCCTGGCAGGGCGAGCGTTTTCCGGACGGGCGGCCGAAGGTCCCCGACGAGGTGCTGGACGAGATCCGGCTGGCCACCACCGAGGAGGCGTGGGGTGTCCTCCGCCGCCAGGGCTACGAACGCCAGTTCGCCGGTGGCTGGCGCCAGACCCACCCCGACACCATCCTCGTCGGCCGTGCGGTCACCTCGCAGTTCCTGCCGCACCGGCCGGACTACGACAGTGCCGTCGTCGCCGCGGGTGCCCGCGAGGGTCACCTCACCCCCGACAAGCAGAACTCCTGGATCATCTCCACCCTGGTGCCCGGCGACGTGATGGTCACCGACATCTTCGGAAAGGTCCGCGACGGCACGGTCGTCGGTGACAACCTCAGCACCGCGGTCGCCGCGCGCACCGGCGTGGGCGCGGTGATCCACGGCGGAATCCGCGACTACCAGGGAATCAGCAAGCTCGACGGCAGTGTCAACTTCTTCTTTCGCGACGTCGACCCGACCGCGATCCGGGACGTGACACTGGCCGGCATCAACATTCCGGTCAAGATCGGCGACGCGACCGTGCTCCCCGGTGACGTGGTGCTCGGAACGCCGAGCGGACTCATCTTCATCCCACCGCACCTGGCGGCGATGGTCGCCGAGTCCAGTGCGGACATCCGTACCCGCGACGTCTTCGGCAAGCTCCGGTTGGCAGAGCAGATCTACAGCAGCGCCGAGATCGACGTCGGCACGTGGGCAAGCCACATCGAGGAGGACTTCCAGCGATGGCGCAAGGAGCAGGAGCAGCCCCCACAGCCCGAACAGGCCACGAACAGGAGCTGA
- a CDS encoding phytanoyl-CoA dioxygenase family protein: MGTIREADYQHWREHGYVVVPLLDDEQVRATVENIHEYMPPWEEYARHPRWYEESVAAKSGRLRTYATFPFVGDALNETTLHPELIAFAERVIGTDRLMLSHGQLGGKYAGTRDFEQQLHLDYGNNTLVCPPPDEEIVDLPAIIYYTDVTVDLSPTYVVSQKFTRDLPREPRFHTREGSPDLYAHEVPVVVPAGSVLIYSMNTFHRGSALTASEGLRYAQNIGFKRVDTPWCGQVTFQHDGGSPEMNHFLEHATPRQREFVGFPRVGDPYWNKSTVANVGARYPGMDMSPYLAALT; this comes from the coding sequence ATGGGCACCATCCGCGAAGCGGACTACCAGCACTGGCGTGAGCACGGGTACGTCGTCGTGCCCCTGCTCGACGACGAACAGGTGCGGGCCACCGTCGAGAACATCCACGAGTACATGCCGCCGTGGGAGGAGTACGCCCGGCACCCGCGGTGGTACGAGGAGTCGGTCGCCGCCAAGAGCGGGCGGCTGCGTACCTACGCCACGTTCCCCTTCGTCGGCGACGCGCTGAACGAGACGACGCTGCATCCGGAACTGATCGCGTTCGCCGAAAGGGTGATCGGCACCGACCGGCTGATGCTCAGCCACGGCCAGCTGGGTGGGAAGTACGCGGGTACGCGGGACTTCGAACAGCAACTGCATCTTGACTACGGCAACAACACGCTGGTCTGCCCGCCGCCGGACGAGGAGATCGTCGACCTGCCGGCGATCATCTACTACACCGACGTGACCGTGGACCTCAGTCCCACCTACGTCGTCTCGCAGAAGTTCACCCGCGACCTGCCCCGCGAGCCGCGCTTCCACACCCGCGAGGGGTCGCCGGACCTGTACGCACACGAGGTGCCGGTGGTCGTTCCGGCCGGATCGGTGCTGATCTACTCGATGAACACCTTCCACCGCGGCTCCGCGCTCACTGCGTCAGAGGGACTGAGGTACGCCCAGAACATCGGCTTCAAGCGGGTGGACACCCCGTGGTGCGGCCAGGTGACGTTCCAGCATGACGGCGGCAGCCCGGAGATGAACCACTTCCTGGAGCACGCCACCCCGCGCCAGCGTGAGTTCGTGGGCTTCCCCCGGGTGGGTGATCCGTACTGGAACAAGTCCACCGTCGCCAACGTCGGTGCGCGCTACCCCGGCATGGACATGAGTCCGTATCTCGCCGCGCTCACCTAG